A window of the Flavobacterium lindanitolerans genome harbors these coding sequences:
- the porQ gene encoding type IX secretion system protein PorQ, which produces MFKKLFIVFLLLFCAEGFSQIGGKYVYQFLNLMTSPRQAALGGKAVTIYDYDVNQGFFNPATINPEMDNHLSVNYGSYFGEVTYGTAAYAYTYDRHVQTFHAGVNYVNYGNFEGYDENGQKTADFTGSEIALSLGYAYNVPWTDIFIGANLKLISSTLESYNSFGAAMDLGALYVDDYNDINIGLAIRNVGVQIKPYQDTNEKLPMEIVAGISQELENVPIRWHLTFENLQQWNIAFSNPNRAEGSLDGGSKEEKVGFLNNALRHVIVGAELFPEKSFSIRLGYNFRRAEELRIVEQRNFSGLSAGFGLRFNKIRFDYSYSRYTAAASTSLFGLMINLQ; this is translated from the coding sequence ATGTTTAAGAAACTGTTTATTGTTTTTTTATTGCTGTTTTGTGCTGAAGGTTTCAGCCAGATTGGCGGTAAATATGTTTATCAGTTTCTAAATTTGATGACTTCGCCAAGACAGGCAGCATTAGGAGGAAAGGCCGTAACGATTTATGACTATGATGTCAATCAGGGATTCTTTAACCCTGCAACCATCAATCCGGAAATGGATAATCATCTTTCCGTAAATTATGGCAGCTATTTCGGAGAAGTAACCTATGGAACGGCAGCCTATGCCTATACCTATGACCGCCATGTCCAGACTTTCCATGCCGGCGTAAATTATGTCAATTATGGCAATTTTGAAGGATATGACGAAAACGGACAAAAAACGGCTGATTTTACAGGAAGCGAAATTGCACTTTCTTTAGGATATGCCTATAATGTTCCCTGGACCGACATTTTTATAGGAGCCAACCTGAAATTAATATCCTCAACCCTGGAAAGTTACAATTCTTTTGGTGCGGCTATGGACCTGGGAGCCTTATATGTAGATGATTATAATGATATCAATATTGGACTGGCAATACGCAATGTGGGTGTCCAGATAAAACCCTATCAGGATACGAATGAAAAATTGCCGATGGAAATTGTAGCCGGAATTTCTCAGGAATTAGAAAATGTGCCAATCCGCTGGCACCTGACTTTCGAAAATCTCCAGCAATGGAATATCGCTTTTTCCAATCCAAACAGGGCAGAAGGCTCATTAGATGGTGGAAGTAAGGAAGAAAAAGTCGGTTTTTTAAATAATGCTTTAAGACACGTTATAGTAGGAGCTGAACTTTTTCCTGAAAAAAGTTTTTCCATTCGTTTAGGATATAATTTTAGAAGAGCGGAAGAATTGCGTATTGTAGAACAACGTAATTTTTCAGGACTTTCAGCCGGTTTTGGTTTGCGATTCAATAAAATCAGATTTGATTATTCCTATTCCAGATATACCGCTGCAGCCAGTACGAGCCTTTTCGGATTAATGATTAACCTTCAATAA